The Gossypium hirsutum isolate 1008001.06 chromosome A03, Gossypium_hirsutum_v2.1, whole genome shotgun sequence genome contains the following window.
agagtGTGTGAAAAACCAAAGAGAACCCATAAAAGGAAAATAGATTTAAGGAGAGAAAATGTTGTAGGCGTAGTAAAATTAGTATCAAAATCAATGGATGGAATTCATCTCCATTAGTTCTTGCCAATTCTTCATCAATTTAAACATTGATTTTGTGCATTATGTATGGAGAAATGGATGATTGATGGTTaatgtgttataaaaaaatacagTGATTCTTTTAAAAATTGTATAGAGGTTTGGTAGCATAGCAAGGTCAGAGAGAAGGGAAGCTCATGGGTAGGAATATGCAAAATTTCTGAATTTTGAGAGAAATTATTAGTAAATAAATTACATGTAAAAATAACCTTGGCACTATATTATTGGAAGGAACCATGGCTGACATGGTAAGAagggtgatacgagtcacaaaagcccaaattcttgaaggcgaggcccaataagcaaattcccagcccaatcaagaaatccatccatacttagttgaaaatcaggccaaattgtcaaagtggcccaagttgtaaagttttatttttatttatttatttatttattttacttagtttaaatttttatattcagtccaagagtcccaaataaaagacccttggccgaatttccatattaaaataattaggagtttttttttttagttttagttttagtgttctaattaaattaggaaaacatttgaaaggcctatttatatggcttggccaaccaccctacattacattacaattacattgaaaatttcagatttgatttgagtgaaaattctctttgagttcttcaaggattttctcttgagttttctttagaagttgttttaacaatctttttgattgtgggagccatcttcaaccttcttcttgccattgatattctttggaggggagattagagccgtttgaagggagttgtgagatctttcgagatttcaaggcttcttaggacttatcttttaatttcttactgtcaattctttctttatttctacttgtgctgaatcattatctaatctattttctgttcttattgtgttttcagcctttttctatcttaaggaatcagcccaaaaatctccaatttctagggtttttccatactctttttgggtgaaattagattgtcgaaatttggggaaaactatcttggtgttcaattgggcagaatcacaatctccttgagggtttcaagaaccctaacacttatttctattctcaatttgattctttgctgatttggagattttatttcagatctgaaaattcaaaaatctaatcttttaattttctgtttcgtttcagatctaattgtttagggttttcgtaggagtttctcgtgacttggcaactcgatcttggtccgcgcgcaaccccgtatcatttggtatcagattttgggcgttttgggtgttcttggttgatttctaaactgatctcaatattttaaagcaaaaacagcagttttacccagaaaaatctttcaaaaaaattttatttgagtgggtaaacgttgtcaaattgatctgaaattttacatacatatttgtggcactgtgattgaatataaaaaatttattcctgcaaaaaaatcagtcaaaaaagtcaaaaaatcgaaaaaaagacgaaatccaataaaaattttaaaaaaattcagcgggttgagtttggtgcccaaactttccagatcaaaaattaaatatttaaggacattcgagatttaattttgtgattttttgagatcgggaacacctcgaacgaagttgtcaagttactccacagtttttcgggttttctgttttcagcaatttttattgattcttagctgtaggttttcatttgtttgcttttattatccttttaaaatatctaacaccttcttgtttcttgtgttagtaggatttaaacgtgtgcacaatccttcctcggtgcaacacgaatcacttggtgtctcgtcagtttttggcatcctagtgcaaattaggattctttggtagtttggctcacactctctaattggttgatataaactctgataaagaactcacaagattgaattcgacctcattgagaatttgatttttctttttgagtgattaatggtgaggtttgctaacttttattttgagtgttgagtgtttattttttacaggttttgaagatgtctaaaggtgataataatgatgcacttatgaaagtccaacaacagttagacagacatactgctgcaatcacacaaataaatgctacacttcaagcattgaatactactttgaatgaggtacgagtgaatcaaaaacatcaatatcgagatccaattaaggaagatagggataaccagccccataggtgcaaccctcaacgtgtccctagaatggatgatgattgtcatgatcatggacaatcatctttggcaaaaccaaagagcgagcagcaacgagaacatctctttcatactcgctgccacgtacaaggtaagctttgtagagttattattgatggtgaaagttgctcgaacatagccagcacgacgatggtggaaaagctttgcttaaccactaccaagcatccacaaccttatcaactacaagggcttagcaacgaaggccaatttagggtcactcaacaagtgcgcatcgccttttctatcggtaagtatcaagacgaagttgtgtgcgacgtaatgcctattcaagcctgccatttgttgctaggagaaccgtggcaactggatcgaaaagtcactcacgatggtcgtaccaataggtattctttcaagcatcaaggaaagaaactcaccttagtgccgctcactctggaacaagtccatgaggaccaaatcaaactgaaaaattctgttaaaacaagtgaggaaaagaaaaagagaatgaaaaagagcaaaaagagattgagagtgaaaaggaatgtgaaacagaaagaaaattgaaaaagaagttgaagaaagaagagaaaatgagttagaaaaagaaacaaaagaaaaagacgaggaaaggctagtgaggaatgtttccactaaccaagatatgaatttttcttgtgttgctacttttcaggttcccgaaagatcgaaagataactttcaacttcaatacctctcaaatgaaagacgctttcatacgatcaacttaggcaaagatgaaatcacactacatgatcccgaaggtaagcgaggtaaggaaattttagaaaccgagtccagtgcagatttgaaaattattaataaaacttttggtgacttagttcttaaaagatcccctcattttgatccgattaattgttactcttcgattgtggttgataaagtcattacgaaaagaagcgtgatttgttattctcttgatttaccttgtgtaaaatcctcgaatttgtccaaatctattttggagaataaggtaacgaaattttccaaatttgttttcaatttatattcgtgccttaaacagtttatgtggttgtacatgaagtttgagttccatttgacaaaggttaactcaacaacggagattcgactacactatgcccccgatgagcgaaggtttgttttaaatgaaaaaggtaaaatcgacccttattcttctgcttatcgaggtaagatgcttgaaacctttgaaacacttttgtactcctcggatagtgataaagatcgtgttgatgaacacttagatcgaaacgtgcttgactgtcctattttatttattgatgatctatctgtttgatggttgataaaaagattcttgtttttgataatgcatgtgtgagtgaatctatagaccgtcgattaatgcatggtatgattatgcaactctgtgaaccatgtgaatcttttcaaatacctacttgtgacgataatgtttaccatttgatttattactcgcaatttattcatggtttgtgggaacaatgtgagacgactgaatgccttaaaacatgtccatctttgtttcaaatatttgacgaggcagtggtgagtaaattagattgtttgcatggtaatctgaatctgtccattcacatgcgttatacatgttctattatgcttataattggactacaagcttgtttgtgttgctatttactatttcatggctattcttttcagtggactcaattgccattactcccgttcgatagaggaaagtcgagttcatttgatttttcagattcgaggacgaatcttttgaggaaggggggaatgatacgagtcacaaaagcccaaattcttgaaggcgaggcccaataagcaaattcccagcccaatcaagaaatccatccatacttagttgaaaatcaggccaaattgtcaaagtggcccaagttgtaaagttttatttttatttatttatttatttattttacttagtttaaatttttatattcagtccaagagtcccaaataaaagacccttggccgaatttccatattaaaataattaggagttttttttttagttttagttttagtgttctaattaaattaggaaaacatttgaaaggcctatttatatggcttggccagccaccctacattacattacaattacattgaaaatttcagatttgatttgagtgaaaattctctttgagttcttcaaggattttctcttgagttttctttagaagttgttttaacaatctttttgattgtgggagccatcttcaaccttcttcttgccattgatattctttggaggggagattagagccgtttgaagggagttgtgagatctttcgagatttcaaggcttcttaggacttatcttttaatttcttactgtcaattctttctttatttctacttgtgctgaatcattatctaatctattttctgttcttattgtgttttcagcctttttctatcttaaggaatcagcccaaaaatccccaatttctagggtttttccatactctttttgggtgaaattagattgtcgaaatttggggaaaactatcttggtgttcaattgggcagaatcacaatctccttgagggtttcaagaaccctaacacttatttctattctcaatttgattctttgctgatttggagattttatttcagatctgaaaattcaaaatctaatcttttaattttctgtttcgtttcagatctaattgtttagggttttcgtaggagtttctcgtgacttggcaactcgatcttggtccgcgcgcaaccccgtatcaaagGGCCTAACTAATAATTTCTCCAACAAAAGACATAAAGCTCATGACTGATAAGAATATATTCTAAGTTATAGTAACAAAGCAAGTTGGCTAGTACGTTTATGCTTTACACTATGCAAAAGGTTAAGCACCACCTGTTGCGTGTTTATGTTTACACCAGAAAGCCAACAGCCAAATCCAGGATGTGAATGGTACCAACCCACCACCATCTCAAGCCTACAAAACCAGACAGCAGCTCACAATCTGGAGATAGAGGTTATCAAGAAGCGCAAAACCATCTAAACTTGCCATACAAATGCTCTCTCTTCAATGCTTGAGTTTTTCCACGAACTAAAATGAGTTAATATGAATAAACTAGAGAATAATTAATACCTTCCTGTTTGTTTGAGCATGTCAAGCATATTTGTTTGAAAAACATGATCCACTGCTTCCACACTAACACATGTACAGCTCTGTGGCATTGCAAAGACGTCAACAACACGCACAATGTACTCATCGACGAACTCTCCCAACATCAAACCCATAACTTCCATGGGAACTCCAGCTCTTCCTATAAAATATTCACATAAGCCAAAAACAAAAACATGACTACAATTTTAAACTCTTCATTCCCAGatttgaaattgaaaaacagCTCATGTGTTCCAATTGGCAAGTAAAGGAAAGCAGATcggaatattaattttttattattaaacctTAAACTGCAAAACCAAAGTAAAATAAATCCATCGATTGTTATGTTTTCTTTCTAGACGAAACTACAAGGCAGCGAATCCCTAATCAGctaagcaaatgaaaaaaaaatagtttaagaaAGTAGAAGTTGAGAAGAGGAGAGAGAAATTCACCGTGCTTGAGCATTTTGAGGAGGGCGAGAGAGGATATGTAAACTTGCTCCGACAAGTCGAGAGTCCGGGAATCCGGTGGCAGGTGACCCAACGTGCCTCCTGCACCGGCGAACATCCTCTGTAATCTGTCCATGCCAGACATTGTAAATCAGACTTTTGGGAACCTTTACTTAGTGGCAGGACAATGGCCTctaaatcttttgtttctttttccttgCTGATTCACAACTAATCGGATATTTTTGTAATACttgaatttaaattgataaaattgtgtataaaaatgttaaaaggtTTCAATTCGagaattaaagataaaaatgttGGGAGATATACTTTCTGTCTATAACCCCAAATCcttttcattattaaaataataataataccgaTAAATTTTACTTCACGTTAATAAGATAATTAAtggtgaaatttttaaattgattcttaaactttaaaatattttaattaaatctttaaattatCATATTGTTTCAATCAAGCACTTTACTTAacttttggtttttctttattGTTTCATTCTCTTTTTAACTTTTTGTTATAAGTTCATTGGGGACATGTCTAATTGCGACACatgttactttttcattttttttattttgcatgaTAAGTGAGACACTAATAAAGAATGATGTGGATGAATACAGAAacggatcgtaaagtttgtcaaagttgCGAATTTATTTTAGATCTCTAGACGAACGTAAACTGAAATGAGAAATAATGAAAATAGATTAGTTGTCACAAAAAAGAGTCaaacgaaattaaaacaaaagaaagatgaaccgAATGATAAAGAGTCCAAAAGATAATGAATTAGGGtttcttggatggaaagaaaCCGTCCTTGGACCTCAAGAAAACGCCCCAGccaaatatggaaaaataaaacacaaacaGATTTGTTACaagtgattttaaaaataaaagcaaactattTTGTGCAATAATACttgaaacaacaagaaaagattaaaactcctaattttgatgtgtttcttgatggaACAAGATAGGAGAATATCTTTCTTGAAGCAACTTTTAACctagaatgaaaaaaaataaaatcggcACGTCAAAACAGTaagaactaacttaaataagcaataaatgataaattaaggaTAGAAAAAGAGAAGACGATgtcctaagaagccttagaaACAATAAGAATCCACAACTCCTTTCAATGGCTCTAATTCCCCCTCCAAGAAAAAGATCTTGgtaagaaaaagcttgaagatgattcccacaacctgaaagattgttaaaacagcttttaaaagaaactcaagagctATTcttaaagaaaaactcaaagaaaattattattaactcaaaaaaaacataaattaattgtatgtgtataagggtgaacgtccatgctacttataggccctcaaaataagttttcctaacccTAAGGGAATAACTAACATaacaactcatcaaataaaaaaaataaaataattctaaatgtGGACTTTTAATAGGAATTTAACCAAAGGACTTAAATGGGCTCTTGGGGCTGAATTATTACATGACgatccacctattaaaataaaattggacctatagtttaaatatttttacaatttgggtCACTTTGATATATTGGtctgatattcaattaaattactttccaaacATTAGGATGGGCTTAGAGACATCTTAACAGGCCatttttcaagaacttggtctTGTGATTTCTGTACtctcgaaattggctcgttcaagcTCATACATGAAATCCGATGTGCCTTGgctacaagattcggtttcttggaccaagatttccaatatgagaaatattgattttcttgattcttgaaattgttcGAAACagaaaaattggaccaagattcggtttcttgattttcttgataacaagaaagtgaatcttgattttcatTTTCGGTCGTGTACGCATCTAGGGCCTTGGTAATGAAGTCTTGGATGGTCCCATTCAATCTTGCTCGGATTTGCTTGACCTTCGACCTCGTTATTAGGCCATGAggaaatttgagcccatcacattcatGAGCCTTATTTTGGGCTTTGAGCTCATATCATTCCCCTCTTCCTCAAAAATATTCGTCATCAAATCGGGCAGATCTATTTGTTAGGCATTGTCATTGATCTGCTTGAGTACTTAGAAAGGCCCATCTCTATTATGGCCTTTGAATTGGACTGAGCTACTCGTATTCCTCACGAAGCTTTGTCCCTGAATCTTTAGCtacacaaaaagaaaaaggattagaataaataatgataaaatgaaaaaaatacttaCCTAAGCTTTCTTGTGTGCAAAAACTATCTCTAGGATCTAAGGCATTATTTTGATCCTGCAAATCAACTTCGATCATGTATGTCTCCTTTAAAAACAAGGTATCAATACTAAACAATGAAGTGTTAGGTACATGAGTcttcaagtaaaaaataacctATAACTTTCTTTTAATATGCatggtcatccataagaatttccaaCGATGAGTTAAGAATtttacataattataaaaatcaagaagtttaatattattatgtaaaaaatCATCGTTAAAGGttaagataaatttttttttgcaagataaaatatgtaaaatgctttaaaaaacttatttaatacaacaaaattactatttttaacctTTACAAATTTAGATAAACCCATAAAATCAGTTGAACTGTCAGACCAAGGTTTAATAAAATTTGACCAACGAGAAAGCATGTTGTAAGGAAATATTTTGCAAACAAAACCAGTAGCATTCTTATCAAAAACATTCAAGGTATGCCTTCTTAAATAAATTTCTAAtgtttctttacctttcttaCTTTGTAGCACTTGTGGGGAATTATCAATATTTAACTTACCTATTTCCCACAAGTAAAATCGTCTATCGATGTTAGAGTAATATAATTGAGAGTTCGTCAATGGATCCATGAAGTCCTGCAATAAAGAAACACCACTAAACATTTGAGTTAGGGTaagttaaaacataatcattcctcacttttgtatgggtattttctttcttttcatattttttttcctcGTGAGAActcttcaattttaccttatatggattttcactcaccaaatttggatcatcaagtagacttttatcactcaagGTCTCTACTCTCTCGGTATTTTCATATGATTTTTCCTCACTTCCCATATCCCCCTCACAAGTATCATAAATATTCAATTCAGTACAATACATCTCAGCAGGAGAAcatatcatttctatctcatctAACTCCATAGATTCGAGGAAAAAATTCTCACTGTCATCTTTTTTTAATTCACAAAGCTCGTCATCACATATCTCTTTTCCACTAAAATAATAATCAACAAAAGGTACAAAGTCATACTTTCTTCTCTTTTTGAATATTTAATTGGACATTAGAAACTCTTCTGATCTTTTGAACTACACCCATAACATTGCACAAAAGGTGATAGCTCAATCATGTTCTCTTTATTTGGGTATTTAATTGGACATCGGAAACCCTCATGATCTTTTGAATTACACCAATAACATATCACAACAGGTGAGAGACCAATTTTACTCCTCTTTTCGTTTGACCATCTCCCATTGTCTAATAGTTCCTCTATTTTCCTTTGCAACTTCTCAATCATAGTATCGTGAATCATTATTAAAGCCTGAAAAGAACACAAcactcaagaaaagaaaaattaaacaaaccTCATTGTTATGCActcagaaataaaaataaaattctcaatgaggtaagaattaatcttgtgagtctTTTAAAAAGTGACTATATCAATCAATCAAAATGTATTAGAATCAAACTAAAAAAGCAAACCTAATAGCACTATGAGTCCAAAATCAGCTAGACATCAAAGAATTTTGTTGCACAGGGGAAAGATTGTGCAATgtgctttaacctactaacacaagaaacaataaagtgttagaatgcataaaggaacaataaaaaaaataataataaaaaacaaatgaaaacctaaggcTAAAAGTCACTGAAAATTGCTGAAACCCGAAAACtcgaaaaattacaaaacaactTGACAAACTCTGTTCGAGGTGTTCTCgatttccaaaaatcacgaaatttaaactgGGGCCTCCTCAAATAATATAGATCTAATCTGAAAAGTTTCAGCATAAAATTCAACCCacagaatattttttttattttttattttttttcgtattttatttttttgtactttttcaatcattttttgtgggaaatttttttactactctaaaatagtgccaagaaatagtatgtaaaattttagattatttgAAAATCGTTTAcccactgaaaaatatttttttccgaAAATTGTCGGGGTAAAAAATTTGTTTTGAGGCTATTTGCTAGAAATcagtttacatatatatatatataaggaacACCTAAAATGGCTAAATCTGATACCATATGATAAAGGATGATGTGGATAAATGCAGAagtggatcgtaaagtttgtcaaagtcgcgaatttgacttagggctctagacattcagaaagaaacttgaattttgacacaacctgaaatgaaattgaatccaagtccaataaaacaattaaaataaataactaaaataaaataataaatcaaagattagaaGAATAAGGAAGCGAATAAAGAAGATAGATAGAAAGACAGAACATGATATGTAGAAGTCCTAAAAGCCTTAGAAACACAAAGAATCCATAACCCCTTTAAGCGACTCTAATTTCCcatccaagaaagaaaacttgttaaggaaaagtttgaagatgatcctaatttataaactcaaaagagTAATTAATGAATTGCatacaatgcaaaggcctatatataggctagctaaatagaTCAAAATagaactcttaagtatactagaactctaatttaatctaaacaagaagtagttttaaactaaacttttttttaacataaaactcctaaataacttaaaatacttaataattatcaaaaattcagaataaaataataataaaacaataagagATGATAAATACATATTGctctcatatataataaaataaagcctAAAAGCTGAagccaatatgatttaaactcgaattaaaagcccaaaattaGTAATTCTCGTCATAATCTCGTTCAGAAATTCTGCTCATGTAGTCTTtactaaaacggtcataacttgagctcctgaactcaaaatcaagtgattcaaaatatgttttgaagctaagagatagatcttcaaacgccatgaagacatctcaacccaTAAATGCTAGGATCCCTTCCAAAAAGTTGTCACAAGTATGTTGATTTCCCAAGatttaaggtttttgaattattatttaattaattataattaaataattgaaattcgaATTTGAATTCAgttaattagtcattatgaattcgttgaatatgaaaattaaatatatttcctcaaaaattcttttacggtaaagttatCATGACTTTAACGTGATTAGAATTGGATtgacaaaaatatttaattaagaaattaatttagttattttgattaattaaattacttaaataaataatatttatattgaaaatagaaaaacaaatattgggttgaattaaattataaagtattgggttaaaagtcAAAGAAAAACATATAATTTGACCCAAGACATGGGAGTGTtggaaaaatataatttgaaaatgattttcttgcacagtagaaaattaaaattttgaaaactaacctagtttatgatatttatagcaataaaccttagaccGAAATCATACTTGTGTTTTTAGATAAGCAGATCCTTGATGTTTTCCAGCTTTTAGTCAAATGATCTTCTCTGCTCTTCTCATACCACGATTTGCTTCTAGCGTGgacttgaaccaattgaatcaaaatataaaactagaaaaaagttttcttttcttttttttttggtgaaaatgaaaattctctcttctttaatagaaatcggtagaattgttattctggagaaatatatttaatagttgagtataaattctctttatttttcaacggtgtaacaatctctcaaaattgTGTAAATAGCTTTACCAGTGTCatttatttatagaaaaataaCTCCTTAGTTCGACTAAGAAAGGAAGAGGGTGTAACATCCTTAATCCGATTCGATCAATCGAACCCAGATCTTGGGTATTACCACATAAATACAAACAAAAGCTTAATTTACTTATACAATTTATAGATAAAGACAACTTACTTAACTACAAAATCTCAAACtaaaatacataagtaaatacAATGAGCAAATACATATACAGCATGAGgaaattaaattacaattatatCCAAATTGGAACCCTAATTTATTACAGATACCCCAATTGAATTTCTAAGGAGTATTATAATCTTTGAACACGCCGCCAACTTGCTCTGTATGCATAACAACCTAATACGCCACTTTTTAGGTGTAGCCCTAGCATCGTCTCTCCTAGCGCAGACTCCTATCAATTTGCCTGTAACAAAACACACACCTATATAAGTTCCTAAGAACATAGTGAGGAAAACATTATTTACTTGTGTCATTTCTGCACATCTCAACAGGTAACTTATTTAAATGATCATATTATACTGAACTTCCAACATAGTCACTAGTGAATACTCCCtcaatttctattattatttacaCGTCAATACCATACCTTGCTCATAACTCATTTCCTACCCATCAACATCTTCAATATGCCACTTACCTCTTTCAATCTAATCATTCATAAGTATTTACCCGTTTCCTTTATAGAGGTCTATATGATCGAAACACAAATAATCTTGTTTACGTAACTTTAAGTCATTGTTCCACAATCCATGTTTGATCACATATACAGATAACATGTATATTCCTTCTGATATTCAGTTAGAAAATCTATGGAAGACAGAGTTCGCCTTATGGCAAAATGAAGTTCGCTAAGATAATAAACAAAGAAGCTTGCCAGGGCATATAAGTGGAAACCATTGTATGATTTCTTAATGGTTATGGTACGTGTGGAAATGCTGGCACGCGTGTTAATAGGAGGTCCAGCCAAGATGCGAAGGCAGGAGGAATATGTGAAAGCGCTTTGTGCGTGGATATGCATGGAAAAAAGGGTATTTCCTTCAGATTATTTGTGAATAAGTGTCCGCCAAAGGTGATAGACAAGCTAACATAGGTTATGAGAAAGCAAGACGGTCCTCAATATCTAATTTCTAAGTATTTATTAGCGACGAGGTCGCCAGAAAAGGGAAGTCTGCCATGAATTGTCTAATGCGAAAAGTCTGCCACGGACT
Protein-coding sequences here:
- the LOC107960816 gene encoding 26S proteasome non-ATPase regulatory subunit 14 homolog, whose protein sequence is MSGMDRLQRMFAGAGGTLGHLPPDSRTLDLSEQVYISSLALLKMLKHGRAGVPMEVMGLMLGEFVDEYIVRVVDVFAMPQSCTCVSVEAVDHVFQTNMLDMLKQTGRLEMVVGWYHSHPGFGCWLSGVNINTQQVVLNLLHSVKHKRTSQLALLL